In Rhodanobacter denitrificans, the sequence TCTCGCGGCTGCCGCCGCCTTCGAGCACGGCGGCGGCCAGTTCGGCCTTGCGCTCCTTCAGCTGCTCGATGCGCTCTTCCACCGTGCCCGAGGTGATCAGGCGGAACACGAACACCGGCTTGTCCTGGCCGATGCGGTGCGCGCGGTCGCTGGCCTGTGCCTCGGCGGCGGGGTTCCACCACGGGTCGTAGTGGATCACGGTGTCGGCGGCGGTGAGGTTGAGGCCCACGCCGCCGGCTTTCAGCGAGAGCAGGAACAGCGGCACCTCGCCGTTCTGGAAACGCTGCACCGGCTCGGCGCGGTCGCGGGTGTCGCCGGTCAGGGTGACGTAGCGGATGCGCCGGCGGTCGAGCTCGGCGGCGATCAGTTTCAGCATGCCGGTGAACTGCGAGAACAGCAGCACCCTGCGGCCCTCGTCGAGCAGCGCCGGCAGCATGTCCATCAGCAACTCGAACTTGGCCGACTCGTGCACGCCGCGCGCGGCTTCGAGTTTCACCAGCCGCGGGTCGCAGCAGACCTGGCGCAGCTTGAGCAACGCGTCCAGCACCACGATGCCGGAGTGCGCGATGCCGCGCTGCGCGATCACCTCGCGCAGTTCCTCCGCCAGCGACAGGCGCAGGCCTTCGTAGAGATCGCGCTGCCGCCCTTCCAGCACCACGCGGCGGGTGATCTCGGTCTTCGGCGGCAGCTCCTTCGCCACCTGCGCCTTGCTCCGGCGCAGAATGAACGGCGCGATGCGCAGGTTCAGCCGCTGCTGGCATTCCTCGTCGTGCTGCTTCTCGATCGGGATGCGGTAGAAGCGGCGGAACGCGCTCTCGTCGCCGAGCAGGCCGGGCACCGCCAGATCGACCTGCGACCACAGCTCGCCAAGGTGATTCTCCAGCGGCGTGCCGGTGAGGCAGACGTAGCGCGGCGTGCGCAGGCTGAGCAGGGCGCGGCGCGCCTGCGTGCGCGGGTTCTTCACCTGCTGCGCCTCATCCAGCACGATCAGCGCGAACGGCTGCTTGCGCAGCGCGACCACGTCGCGCGGCAACAGCGCGTAGCTGGTCAGCACGATGTCCTGCGCGCCGAGCTGGGCAAACTCCTCGGCGCGCTGCGGCCCGTGCAGGGTCAAGACGTGCAGCATCGGCGCGAAGCGGGCGATCTCGGACTGCCAGTTCGGGATCAGGCTGGTCGGCACCACGATCAGCGCAGGCTGGGTCAGCGCGCCGCCCTGTTTCAGCGACAGCAGATGGGTGATCAGCTGCAGCGTCTTGCCCAGGCCCATGTCGTCGGCGAGCACGCCGCCGACGCCGGCCTCGGCCAACGCGTTCAGCCAGCGCAGGCCCTCGCGCTGGTACGGCCGCAGCTCCACGGTGAGCCCGTCGGGCACCGCGTCGCTGGCACGCTCGGCGGCGTCGCGCAGGCGCGCAGCGAAACCGAGCAGCGGTTCGGCCGCCTCCAGCGTGCTGCCGCCGGGCATCGCCGCGACGAGTTCTTCCAGCCGGCCGGCCTGGACCCGCGGCAGATGCAGCTTCTGGCGCGGCTTCTCCAGGTACTCGGCCAGCGGCGCCAGCAGCCCGCGCAGTTCCTTCAGGCGCACCGGCACGCGCCGGCGCGCATCGACCGGCGCGTACCACACGGCGTCTTCCGGCTCGTTCGGTGCCGGACGCAGGTTCAACTGGTGCTCGGCCAGCGCCTGCGCCACGGCGGGCAGCAGGTTGTGCCGCTCGCCATCCAGCTCGATGCCGATCTCCAGGTCGAAGGCATGGTCGTCGGCATCTTCCACCGCCTGGCCGTACCAGTGCACCGGGCCTTCCAGCACTTCGAACGGGAAGCTCGGCGCGTACTCGACCTGGAAATTCTCCGCCTCGAGTTTCGGCCGCAGCGCCAGCCAGCGTGCCGGCGTGTTGACCTCCAGCGCGCCGGCGTAGCCGGTGCCGGGAAACAGCCAGGCGTCGTCGGGCAGGGTTTCGGCCACATCCCACGGCAGGCCTTCGGTATCCACGCCGGGGGTGAGTCCGGCGCGCTCGAGCTGCTCCATCGCGCTGAGTTCCTCGGCGCGGCGGCGGGTGATCTCGACCAGTTGCCCGTTGCGCACGCGCCGCACCAGCGGCTCGCCGCCACGGGCGGGCAGGCGTTCGCCGGCGTAGTCGAAGGCCAGCCGCGC encodes:
- a CDS encoding DEAD/DEAH box helicase — protein: MQQPDGKQHAAATPSGEDEALPQAWRRLLAAPKPAVADEHGVLGFFLEVMPEEGAAFARLDVAPVLLAVAEHGRYARPVPLDSRHLAQSPLPPHEQRLAATMLGLPQSVRKGRSYARLGGHVGDTLLAEILDTAPCFLGGLAGLRLSRGKSHPLNWHWQLEPDGSQRLLPVLPHSQRLLRIDGLWCLDAERATVGRFDAAVEETRWLELPPLKHEHGRRLRNRLAGSRLATRVPLPLVFDEVRRSALAPKPVLTLHALTRHVRLAAGTPPLGYARLAFDYAGERLPARGGEPLVRRVRNGQLVEITRRRAEELSAMEQLERAGLTPGVDTEGLPWDVAETLPDDAWLFPGTGYAGALEVNTPARWLALRPKLEAENFQVEYAPSFPFEVLEGPVHWYGQAVEDADDHAFDLEIGIELDGERHNLLPAVAQALAEHQLNLRPAPNEPEDAVWYAPVDARRRVPVRLKELRGLLAPLAEYLEKPRQKLHLPRVQAGRLEELVAAMPGGSTLEAAEPLLGFAARLRDAAERASDAVPDGLTVELRPYQREGLRWLNALAEAGVGGVLADDMGLGKTLQLITHLLSLKQGGALTQPALIVVPTSLIPNWQSEIARFAPMLHVLTLHGPQRAEEFAQLGAQDIVLTSYALLPRDVVALRKQPFALIVLDEAQQVKNPRTQARRALLSLRTPRYVCLTGTPLENHLGELWSQVDLAVPGLLGDESAFRRFYRIPIEKQHDEECQQRLNLRIAPFILRRSKAQVAKELPPKTEITRRVVLEGRQRDLYEGLRLSLAEELREVIAQRGIAHSGIVVLDALLKLRQVCCDPRLVKLEAARGVHESAKFELLMDMLPALLDEGRRVLLFSQFTGMLKLIAAELDRRRIRYVTLTGDTRDRAEPVQRFQNGEVPLFLLSLKAGGVGLNLTAADTVIHYDPWWNPAAEAQASDRAHRIGQDKPVFVFRLITSGTVEERIEQLKERKAELAAAVLEGGGSREKLSFDEGDLDTLLAPG